The following DNA comes from Clupea harengus chromosome 9, Ch_v2.0.2, whole genome shotgun sequence.
GTTTACAGACCACCAGAACCACTGGCGATTCAAGTTTTTAATAACTTGAGAATGTTTGATAGCTAATAAGCCTCCAAGCCCTTTCACTACGGATGATATGGGGGTAGAATATGTGAAAATGTAGCAATAGACAAACTATGTTTCTTGAGATAACGTAGCATTCcacatatacatttttattttgctaTGTATATGAACAGTAATAATCGTGACGCTGCTATTGACAGAGCAGGTCAGGTAGATTAAAATCCATGCTGACTCCCACAGGCTGTGTTAGTGTTGGGCCGGTCAAACGCAACGTGATTGGCTTGCAGCACTTGACGTTGCTAGGTGGGTGTGTTCCTCAACGAACAGCCTTTGTTGTCATATGACAATTTTTCAGCAGCGGTGAAAGCGCTCTCTAACGATCAGCTTTCGAGACAAACAATTTAATGGTCAACGATCGGATTTTCTCCAGGTACGGCCTAATTcataaattaattaatcaatGACAATTGTGTTATGgaagcaaacaacaaacacgGCACTTTCACAGTAAACAGCCCATGCATAGCAAGTAATGAATTTTGTGTAGTCGACAAGTAACCTGATCGTGTTACGATAGGTCATGGCTTCTCAAATTAAGTTCTTTGCAGTAAATGCAGCCAGGCGAATGGTCTTGTCCAATTCCATTTGACGGAGTGGTTGGATACCAATACAATTCCTATCCTAAAGTAAAACATGTGCACTGTAAATGTACTGCCGTTATGCGACTGGATCTTTCAGTTTGTATCTTAAAGGCTAACGTTATTTTACACATTTGGGTAAGTTGATcccagaaaaaaacattttcagcgAAATAATTAAGTAGATAATAGTATATAGCAAGCCATTTGCCTACAACGTCGTAGATACTGACTTAAATGAGTAAAAGCTGAGTAACTCACGCTCCTATGAGGTTGCATGTATCCCTTATCTATTTCTCTTTTGTACGTTCACTTGTTCCCAGATATAGcatcagtaggctacaccttgTCAAATGTCATCTCCAGAGATAGCGTCTGTCTCTTGGGGACACATGAAGGTAAAGGGCTGCTCCACAGGCTACAAAGACTGCAAAGTATGGCCTGGAGGGAGTCGTGCATGGGACTGGAGGGAGACCGGGACAGATGTGAGTTGTATGCATTTATATAAATCAGCTGTGATATAAAGTGCACTTTCTACCGTACACCTTTGAACATGATCTACAAGTACAGCTGTTCCCTGCCCAGCACTTCCCAGGTGTTCAACCTGCTGATCTGGAGGAGATCCTGAAGAAGGGAGTGGAGACACTGGTGATTGGCAGAGGCATGAGCGAAGCACTGCAGGTATAGAGTGACTTAAGTGATTAAATGTGACTTATGATAAATTGTGCATTCCGTAGGAgcatctatgtatgtgtgtcgtgCTAGATAAAGCCAGTATATTACCTAATATCTGCAATATTTGTGTGTACCCAAGATATTAAGTGATTTTGCTGAGATgcatcaaacacaaactgtTCTTAATTTTAATAAAATATAGACCTGCCTAAAAAAGTATTTCAAATAGAAGTATCACAAACTggatgctgtaaaaaaaaaaaaaaacattgcagaaCTGGATGCATTGAAATCCCTTGCAGGAGCTCGCCACTTTTGTTGAAACCATATACTGTAACACATAGCAACTTACCACCTCATCTACTTTCGGTGAATTCCATGAACTGTTCTCATTCGGCTGTAGGTGCCATCAAGCACCCTGGACTATGTGAAGCAGAACGGGGTGGATGTGAAGGTGTTCCAGACAGAGAAGGCTGTGAAGGAGTACAACAACCTGGCCGGGCAGGGAGTGAAGGTTGGAGGAGTCTTTCACTCCACCTGCTGACTACATCATTTCATACCCCTGTTGCTGCCAACATCACCACATCAGTGCCTGTGATTTCCATCACAATCTGAGGAACTGTTGACAACCTCTTGAAAGTTACTTGTCGCtttgttttcagaaaaaaagtttTACTGTACTTGTTTATTTGACCAGTTAACAAATAAAAATCTTATTTTGTGCAGTTTGACTTTGACCATTGATTCAAAGGCTACTATTGCATCGATataaaaatgaaacatctataaaggctttaaaaaaaaaaaactacacacgTTAAGGGGATGCCAGTGCAAGTAAGCACAGCTGTATTTGTCCATTGAGTTTCATGAGTGTCTCTCATAAACCCAGCTGTCTCTAGTTTATTGTCCCAGCTGAAACTCAGCTCAGAGCCACGGGTTTCAGCGGCGGGCCAGTTTGGGCATGATGAACACCTTAACAGGCTTGCTGAGCGGGATGGTGCCCTCGATGGAGCTTTCAGCTTGAGGAAGCCCCTCCGTGCTCTCATTCCATGCAGGCTTAGGGGTGGACAGCTTGCAGGTGCTGGAGCTGTAGGCCAACAATAACCTCACCTCAAGTTGACAGGGTTCTgaaagaagaaaatacaatTAAGATTATGACAGAGAAACAAACTGTTTCCTTGGGTCAACAGTACTGATCcaaataacataaaacatatacaTTCAGCTCAAATGCTTTTCTTCTTATGAGCATCCATCATTCTCCAATTCTATGCAGTATGGACCAGCATTTACATTAGTAGCAATAAGTATGCAGTGAATAACTGCTGGGGTATTTTCCAGTCTGGATGTGTTGCCTTTTACACATATCTACTGCCCTATGCAGCTGCAGGGAGTTTGGAAGACATGCCTGAATAGATCTCTGGCTACTTGcttcaaactcacacaaaaacaagagcAGAAGGCCACAGATCTGCCTTCCTGGAAACAGTGCAAGTCTATTTATATCCAGCAAGGGAGACACTGCCAGGACTCATATGAGCACTAGGGCCCATGTACCACACACATGAACCAGCTCTTCCTGAGACACACTGCCGTTGGAGGTCTTTACCTGTCCAGGCAGAGTGGGAGAGGTACACCTGGGTGATGAGGCGGACACGCCCAGGCCCAGGGTGCCTGAAGTCTCCGGGTTTGGGATGAATGATGTGGGCCTGTCCATCTGGATACAACACCTACAGAGACATGCAATGCAGTTGAGTTGGGATTTACAGACCAGAGGATTAAGGAAACAATTGATTTGTCCAGAAAGtgagggaaggaagggagggaggtgagCCTTGACCTCGACTTTGACTGTGCTCTGATGGTCCTGCACATGCTCCAACGTGGCATCAATGTCTAGGGCTACCACCAGTCCGGTTGTGAAGCGCAGCGGGTTGTCTGACTCTCCTGTCGGCTCGATGATGATGGCAGAGGCGCGGTGGATCTGGTAGGACCAGAGTATACAAAGGTAAGTCAGTAAAACCTGTGTTCCAGAATTTCCTTGAAGTCCCActcccaaaacaaacacacatgcatgcatgaactCCACCAACTGTAGATCATGTGTCATCTCACCAACTGAGTTTAGATCATGTGCGGAACTCATGTCTTTCGGGAAACATTTTGCCCCGTTTCCTCATTAGTTTCTGACCCTGATTAAGACAAATATCTTAAGTTGTAATGTTATAAatggttaaatgtgtgtgtaaatatggaCCTGCTCAGGGATTTTGAGATGCAGGAAGCCACTCTGTCTGAGGGTGGTATGGAGGATCTTCACCAGGTCCAGCGGCTTACAGGCCACTAGTCTGGGCATCAGCTCCAGCAGCTTCTCCACAAAACTGTCCTGGAAGTGGGACAGCTCAGACATAAAGAGCCTGTCGCCAAAGGCAAGAGAagacaacatttaaaaatgtgtgaACAAACTTAACTACAATATCAACaatgtattgttgttgtgaTCAGGGTAATACCTCTGGAATGATTCCACCTCCTGGATGAACTTCTCACAGACACTGATGAGGGGGTCAACCCTGCAGCAGAGATAATAAGAAATCGTCATCATCTCACAGTAGGACAGTGATGGTATACATTAAgggaatatgagtgtgtgtaagggaatGGCTGAGTAAGAGTCTTTAATAAGTCCGTACCCTCGTTTGGTACGGGCTGTCAGGACCAGCTGTAAGGCTTTGGCCTGCAGGCGGACATGGTGAATGGTGGCCACCTGCCGTGTCTCCAGTCCGCTGTACAGGAACTCCAGCTTATATGTCTCTTCCAGGATCTGACACAACACAATGACCCACAGGATGAATTCAATAGACACCACTGAATTCAAAAATGTTAAGCTTTACATCATGTTATCATATATGTGTTTGGAGTACATTGAAGACCCTCACCTGTTTCACAGCAGCTGATGCCATTGCATTCTGCTTTAGGCACAGAGGAACAGCCATACTCCACAGCTTCTCCTGCAGGGCCtggtttaccacacacacacataagtcagCACATATGCAGCTATATGATCACAGAAAAAATGATTACTGAGAACCAGGAATTACATTTGATCATATCAACATATTGCAGCCCTTAACAACGATACATCGTTCAAAGTATCAGAGGTGGGGGTTGCTGGGTGGTGGTGTGCCAACCTTTGTAAGCAGCAGCTGGCAGCGCAGGTAGGTGGCACAGAAGTCTGCAGAGCCAGCTAGTTCAGTCTGAAGCTCCCCCAGCCGCTGAAGATCCCTGAAACCAAAaccagcacaaacaaaacatattgCCATGTGAGCAAGTAGGTTTGAattacaagaaacaaaacacatgaTGAGGGGTAGCTATTATGAGGTATTTGCCATTCAAAAACCCAACACAAGGCATAATATTGAATGAAATTACTCTTCCATCGGCTCAATGTACTAAGCATTAGTACACATAGACGAACAGTCCGCTTAGCTGTCCACATGTAACTTGGCTAATTGCACAATGATCAAGTGTTCAAAATTATAATTTCTAAACCTTTTCAATTTAACAACTTCATAAGGTTTAGAAGCCAGCAAAATTATTCTTTTGAAATCCTATATCgcagtatgaaatgtatatcactAACTGTTTGAGCGGACTGCTCCTGTCTGTGACTATTCTGAATCCCCGTCGGTGGCAACGATGTTCTTCTATCTCCTTTGAGCAAATATTCACTTGAGTATTCCCAACGCATTCATTTTGCCAACTGCCCAGACAACTGCATTAGACACCCGTTAAATAAGCCCCCTCAGACAACTAAACTATCACAATCatgttttattggccaagtaagttttcacaaacaaggaatttgacttggtaaaatGGCTCATCATTTAGACACGTGACTAACATTTAAATGCCTCTTGAATAATCACCCTTCATAATTTGgtgattcattttgaacacCTGATCATCGTGTGATTAGCCAAATTAGACACGTCTAAGACAAAAAACATCCTTCCTAAATTTGGTCCATTAAGTTACCAACTTTCCATTCACTGCCCttcaacaaaataaacatgTCTACCCGCTAGAAGATGTAACATAGCTGCTCTTGGTACCTAATGGTGAAGTCGAGCAGGTCCTGGGCTCCTGGCGCCTCCAGGCTCTGGAGCATACTGACGCGGGCCAAGCTGTCCTGCAGGAAGAGGCGAGCCGACTCCACACTGCCCGAGACGAGCCCACACACCTCCGAACCCAACCCAGATATCAGCTTCTTGCCCGGCAGCTgcagcacacagagaacatgGAATGATGAGGCCAAACCACCCACACAGGCCCAAGCCATGGGAAGTACCCAGGAAATCTCACCACACGTTCTCATAAACCAACACAAGTATACATCCAGCATTCCTCAGAGATGTATACTGTAAAGACAAATGCATTTTCTCACCCGCAGCTGAGGAACCAGATGTGAGAGACTGTCTTGTAAGTAGGCATAGTGTCGAAAAGTATGGTCTGAGAACAGTGCCGACATGGTAGGGCAGGCCTTGGCTGAGTTGAAGACCAACACGAGCACAGCAATATCTTGATAGAGAATATTAGGGAAAAAACTACGGATTCTGCTCCAGGGATGTGGAACATGTCACTGAGAACAACAGAATTTAGTCATACTTCCCATACATTCCCAAAGTAACCACTAGCCACACTAAAAAATGAACATTTCTGGTGGTATGCAACAGTGTATAGGCAGTAAGGATACAGGCTGGGTCATCCATATCTGGTTCCGGAGTGTCAAAGTATGGGTGGGTGCTCAGAAGCTCAGGAACAAGGGGTAACACCAGTGTAGGGTGACGCACTCCAAGGAACCTCAGGCATCTAGACAAGGGCAAAAAAGATAAAGGGGTAAAAAATAGAATGCACACCCAGACAACAAAAGATGATACTGCCTCTTGTGAGCCATGCAGACTCACTTCCACACAGAGTTGCGGTCACTGGGGTACTTGGTGAGATTCTTGAGCAGCTCCAGAAGTGCCAGCTGGATGCACTCCTTAGTGGAGACGTTTGTGTAGCACAGCAGCTCATGCAAGGCCTCACGGATGTCCCGAGAAGAGTCCTGGGTTCAAAGGTAAAAACATGTCTTGTTGAGTGAGACACAAcataaaatagaaaagaaaaatccaTAAACCAGCTGTTTACAAGCAAGCGCAGAAAATGTATGATGAATGGTGTAGACCTTTGAGTAGCACAGCCAACATGCACtgcacagttatagataaaacACTTCTCAGTTCAGTGTACTCTGTCACAGAGCTGAGGCTCACCTCCAGCACAGCAAGCACCACGTCCAACTGGTCCTCCCTGAGGGTGATGTTAGTGGAGATTTGCCTGAGCGCGTGGATGGACTGCAGACGCACCTCCTCGATTTCATCATTGAACATGTCCACAAGGAAGTCCAGGCACTTCGTCGCAAAGCTGACAGAGGACTGAGCCAGAGAGCAGAGGGCCTCCACAGCTGCAATCCTCACCTCTGTTTGAGACATTTCAAAGGATACCTGGTGTCATGCTATTCATTAAAGGTTAGCATCTTACAAACCTACAACGAATAATCAGGTGCTCGCAATGGCAGTCCCCAtcctttcattttctgtttACAGTTGACCTTCAAGACTCAACTGCTTCATTCAATTTTATGCCTCAGAAGCGGTCATGTGATAAAATCTAACCTCAAAGTACACAGCGTTCCATAATGAATTTTGACCGCAGTAAAATTACGACAATCAACTGGGAGGACCAGTCATTAGATAGTTTCATCTTTTTAATCTCTTTAAGCTATACTCACTCACCATACATTTCATCCTCCAGGCCATGCACAAAGGCACCACAGGCCCCCGAGTCAATCAGGTTCACCCCGGAGGTATCCACCCTCTCCTTTGGGGCATCGTCTGCCCACCTCCGGCCGGAGGAGAACTCTCCTGAGGCGTAAAGTTCTTTGGCCCGCTCATGGGCTGTACGCTTCCTCTGGAGGGTTTAAGAGGAGAGACACTTTGCTTTCTCAAAACGTACACGAGGAGATCTCATACTGTGTGCTGTATTTTATTAGGCCTGCAATTAAAAACACCCTGGGGTAAATAAATGGCAACATACCCGAAGGTCTGACATCAGTTTCTTGTCTAGTGTCTGTTCCAGGAAGTGGGGGCTAACCTGAAGCATAGACCCCTGTAAGGAGAATCAAAGGGGTTTGCGAATTAATCACTGGCTAGATGATGAATAATATGCCTCTGATGAATAAACGTGTCTCTGCAGCAGTCAACAAGTTTATCAAATAGGAAACAGAAATATGGCATAGTTAGAGGACACAATGTGCTTCTAACCAAAAGCTTGGCAGCCTGGACCCTGACAACCCATGATCCATCGCTGACCATGTGGGAGACCTTTCCAAAAGAGTCGTCCACCAGACGGATCTCCTCATTTGATGACGGGATGGGGACAATGCTGCATCATAGTTTTGGGAGATAAGGAATTCACAAATAAAGTTATTATTTTCCACTTGACAGTGTCATAAAGTTGTACGGAAGACTTACAGTGACATCATGTTATTATTACCTCTCTGGGTAAAGTTGGCTTAGAACCCACACCATCTGCACTGCAGCTGAGCGGACTTGCTCATAGTCATCATTCAATAACTTACAGGCCTGTAATGGAAAGGTGTAAAAGGACACAATTGGGttaaatgttatatatatatatataactgggTATGACTGTATGACTGAAATAACTATTCTGGTACAGCTGCGGGTGTAAAGGTTAAACTGTCATTTACCTGATTATAGATGGTCTGCTGAATTTTCATCCCTCTGTCATGAAGTTGCAACTTTAGAGtaccaaaacaaaaaaggtATTCAGGATCTtccatttgcactaaattgcaCATCATGTTATTGCAGTGTATCATCCTACCATAGCTTTGATGGCAGCTGTCCTCACTCTTGGATCCTGATCAGCAAAGTAATCACTGATGACACTCTGAACGTCTCTGATAGGGGTTCCTGGTAGTCCAGTTGTGGCATCACTGTCTTTGGTCAAAGGCTTGTCCACAGTCCCAAGGCAGCCCAGAAGCTGAAGGCACTTGTTTCTCACTCCAAAGTAAGTGTCTGACAGGTGCTGTTGGTAAAATCCCACAGAATAAGTCAAAGAATAATAAAACTAAAGAAGAGAAAATATTTCCCCATCAGATCAAAGcaaaaatatttttgaaaacTATTTTGCAATACCTTGCATGCCACCTCTATCAGTCTCTGGGTGATGGCCACACTGTCTGGAAGCTGGGTGCCAATGACAAGCAGGGTGTCCAACAGCTGGGCTAGAACCTGATGGGACTCTGTAGGGTGGAttattacacacatactgaagaaAACATCGGTAACGCATTCaaaaacaaaagtttagacaGCAAAAAACAACTCACTCTCATTGTTAAGTGTACTTATGGCATCATCCACTATGCAATCAGGGGTAAACCCTTGTGTTTTAGACAGCAATCCAAGAAGGGAGGCGATCTTCAGCCGCACCGAAGTGTCAGTTTCCTTCTGgagatataaaaataaaattgtagTGTAAAAATCAGTATATTTTCCCTAAAAAGATTTAGAATGTCCTTCTGTAGATTCTTGCCTCTCACCTTATAGTAATGCTCCAAAAGAATGCGTATCACACCCTCTACACTCTCTACCTCCACCGGCTTGCGGGCAAAGTGTAGTAGATACTGCAGAGCATCCGTGGAGTTGGTGGCTTTGCACAGGTCTAAGTGCAGCGCAGCAGACTTGCTGGGCTTGGTTAATCGAAGCTTTTTAGCTGGGACCTCTTCGAGGGGATGTTGCTGGGAGAAACAGAGTAAATTAGAGGAAAACTAATGTCTTTATACACTGGCTTCCAAAACCTCTTTTTCACCAGACCATAACTACCGAGAATTGGAAGAATAATGATGTTGTATAACAACGTTTTTTGTATGTAGGTTACAAGGAACAGAAATACAAAAGTAGTCGAGAAAACAAACTGGTCCACGTACTCTAGTCTGACACTCCAGCTGAAAGACCATTTATATTTCTCACTGCTCAAAAACTCTTTAGACCTTTGCTGTCCATTGTCATTTTCACTGTCTTTATCGGACACATCTTCTTCTTGTGGCCTCTTGAATTCTTTGAAATGTCCTCATGTCAAGAGACTTAACTGTCTGCCTTGACACTAAtgttaacaaacaaaacagttgCAAGCTATCCAATTATTGCTAACTCATATCAATCATGGTATTTTTACAATATGCATCGCTTGTTCACGAAATAAATATAACTTTTATAGCTACCCAGTTAGCTAGTAAGTATCTCGTCAGCTGTTGACTATAGAATTGTATATAGTAATAGTAACTAGCACCCGTGTTAACACTGGCGAACAACAATTCACGTAagtagctagcaagctaacttagctagctaataCCACAAGCCGCCGCCAACAAACGTAACGTATAGATTTCTTATCAAACTGCTTCCTTTTCGAATCACACAATTCACAGATATCCAACATACACACCTGTACTACAGTTTTGGAAAATTCCTCGTAAACTCGCTTCTTCAAATGGGCTGCCATCATCCGAGTGACAACAGTGTGCCGACCTCTGCTATTACACCTTGTAGTTACAAAACGAGATTTGCATGATATCGTTCAGTTTGTCTTGCGTGTTCTGCCGTAGATCAAAAAAGTTGGTCATAGAAGCTGTACTACTGCCACTGCATGGCCAGGAACGGTAAACAAGTTAATCAAATGTTTTGGCCTATGTATTCGGAGTCAGACATTCATTAAAGTCCATTTTGTGAACTAGTAAAGCATTTTTTATTAGGTGGATCATGCGGCGCATTTCACAAGTAAAATGTATATAACATATAGTTTTTGGTTAGTCCATAATACCATACTATAATTGGCACAAATGAAAACAGCATTATTCCTTACATAAAGAGCATAACATGGTACATAGAAAcacagagctttttttttaacctcaaTTTACCATAGACTGATCATCTACAACAAATTTCACACCAGCAGGCCAAAGTAAATTTACACTAGGCACATTTAccataatacaaacaaaaaataccataacattataaatagtaTGGCAGCAATTAGTTAATTCATTAGAGTCTAGAGTAAATAATCCCTGCAGTACAAAGTGGGAAAGCATTTTCAACATGCACTCTGTCTCAATCAGTTCAAATATTCAGCATGAAAATATTTACACAATATTCTTATTGATAAATGTATGTGAGAACAGTAAAATCCATCAGATCGTTCCATCGTAACCACTTTTGATCACAACAGCCTGCTGAAAGTTAATTTTGTACAAATACTCATAGCACAATTGTAAACAACTGAGCTATTGTTATGGAGCATAGTACACATGCCACACAAAGCACTGACATTTGTCAATCAAATTCTACGCTTAAGCAAACCTGTAGAATCCAATACACTGATGTCATTGCATACTGAAAGTCTGAATATCAATTCATCATGATCAAGTAATGTGTGATGTGCTGAAGCTCCTCTTAAATCTGATGCATGTCTTATATCAGgatactttgaactttgatgtATTAGTCTTCCCATTGGAACCTTTAAACATTTCTACACATTCATGACTTCTTGAACTGGCTCTTTCATATACACATGCTGTCTGGTATTTAAGTAATGCACTTCAATGAATCTACACAGCAATCTAATGTCAATATTAAACAAAGGTGGATGTTAGTGTGCTACTGGTACATGGGCTGAACCTAAGACCATTTGACAAGGGTGTAgtatgctatataaataaacacaaacattgataaaagaaacacatgataGTTTAAAATCAAAAATTGGTTAAAAAGATAATATAGCCAAATCTCTAAACTGACACACTTCATTAACTTGAACTAATTACTAACCTCAACTTTACATCAAAGTAACCATTTAGTTGCTCATGGACATGCAACTGTTAGCTACTGTCAGTGGAGCTGAACTTCCATTCACCACCATTTGAAAGTCAGCTTGTAGAAGAAGTCATAGCTCTTGAATAAGAAACCTTTGTCTGTGCTGTGACGCTGGAAGGAAACTCTATAACCTTTGGCCTCAATGTCCATTTTGATGCAGTCCAGCAGATCCTCCTCAACAGTGGTCGGGGACTTCCATGGACCAAAGGTCACCACAGACTCCTTTTCTGCATTAAGGCTGCTCATAGCATCATTGTAACGTGCCACGACTTCCTCAGACCTCAGCACACAAATGATAATGTTGGAGTAGCGAGCAGCGACAGCCTCAGCCCGTGCCACTCGGATAATGACCTCGAGATTCTCTTGATAGTTGGGGACTCGGGACAAGAACTGCTGCCTTCCCACCGTTTCACCAAAAAGCTGCGGCATCTCCTCCAGGACCTTTACCAGAGGTTTTAGGTCATAAAAGACAGCCTCACGATACACCTCTTGCACATGATGGATGGGCACAGTTTGCATTCTTAAGTATTCAAGGATCTGTCCAAAATGTGTCCCATCCCGGTCAAGGAAGTATCGTCCTTCTGCGTCCGTCCTAAGATTGGGAGGACCCCTGAACATTTCAGCCAGTTTGGAATTGGGGATCTTTCTAAGGGTATCAAGAGTGGTGCTGTATACATGGCCTCCTATGTTCAGTTGCACAATAGATGAATGCTAAGAATAAGCAACAAAAAAATGTGATTCAACAAATAGTTTAACGTTACCTGGTCTGCTATGACATTAGAAATAAAGATACAATTGTTAGCTCTTTTTTTTAAGTCGAATATGATAGGCTGACTAGCATGTAGTAGTCATCAATCTGTGTGATTCATAAGGGTGGTTCAGTACTTCAGAGAAAGCCAAGGATTTGTTTTAATTTCACGTCTGTTGGAGTGGACATATTACTCTTAAAATAATAGAATTGTGTATTTCATCTCATATGAGCTGAATTACTCATCTAGATGTACTCTAATCAAAACGTCCATTTCTCTCATAAGGAAACAAAGGCTAAAAAGGTCCGATGGACCATGCATTGAAAACAAATGATTGGCTCGAAGACCTAACTCGCTAACGTTAAATCTGTTACATAGATTAACATGAAATGCAGTGTGCAACAGCTGTTCACTACTTTAGTTTACAG
Coding sequences within:
- the aamdc gene encoding mth938 domain-containing protein; this translates as MSSPEIASVSWGHMKVKGCSTGYKDCKVWPGGSRAWDWRETGTDHFPGVQPADLEEILKKGVETLVIGRGMSEALQVPSSTLDYVKQNGVDVKVFQTEKAVKEYNNLAGQGVKVGGVFHSTC
- the ints4 gene encoding integrator complex subunit 4; the protein is MMAAHLKKRVYEEFSKTVVQQHPLEEVPAKKLRLTKPSKSAALHLDLCKATNSTDALQYLLHFARKPVEVESVEGVIRILLEHYYKKETDTSVRLKIASLLGLLSKTQGFTPDCIVDDAISTLNNEKSHQVLAQLLDTLLVIGTQLPDSVAITQRLIEVACKHLSDTYFGVRNKCLQLLGCLGTVDKPLTKDSDATTGLPGTPIRDVQSVISDYFADQDPRVRTAAIKAMLQLHDRGMKIQQTIYNQACKLLNDDYEQVRSAAVQMVWVLSQLYPESIVPIPSSNEEIRLVDDSFGKVSHMVSDGSWVVRVQAAKLLGSMLQVSPHFLEQTLDKKLMSDLRRKRTAHERAKELYASGEFSSGRRWADDAPKERVDTSGVNLIDSGACGAFVHGLEDEMYEVRIAAVEALCSLAQSSVSFATKCLDFLVDMFNDEIEEVRLQSIHALRQISTNITLREDQLDVVLAVLEDSSRDIREALHELLCYTNVSTKECIQLALLELLKNLTKYPSDRNSVWKCLRFLGVRHPTLVLPLVPELLSTHPYFDTPEPDMDDPAYIAVLVLVFNSAKACPTMSALFSDHTFRHYAYLQDSLSHLVPQLRLPGKKLISGLGSEVCGLVSGSVESARLFLQDSLARVSMLQSLEAPGAQDLLDFTIRDLQRLGELQTELAGSADFCATYLRCQLLLTKALQEKLWSMAVPLCLKQNAMASAAVKQILEETYKLEFLYSGLETRQVATIHHVRLQAKALQLVLTARTKRGVDPLISVCEKFIQEVESFQRLFMSELSHFQDSFVEKLLELMPRLVACKPLDLVKILHTTLRQSGFLHLKIPEQIHRASAIIIEPTGESDNPLRFTTGLVVALDIDATLEHVQDHQSTVKVEVLYPDGQAHIIHPKPGDFRHPGPGRVRLITQVYLSHSAWTEPCQLEVRLLLAYSSSTCKLSTPKPAWNESTEGLPQAESSIEGTIPLSKPVKVFIMPKLARR
- the kctd14 gene encoding BTB/POZ domain-containing protein KCTD14 → MSLPDYKSVGKPSSAVVQLHSSIVQLNIGGHVYSTTLDTLRKIPNSKLAEMFRGPPNLRTDAEGRYFLDRDGTHFGQILEYLRMQTVPIHHVQEVYREAVFYDLKPLVKVLEEMPQLFGETVGRQQFLSRVPNYQENLEVIIRVARAEAVAARYSNIIICVLRSEEVVARYNDAMSSLNAEKESVVTFGPWKSPTTVEEDLLDCIKMDIEAKGYRVSFQRHSTDKGFLFKSYDFFYKLTFKWW